The genomic stretch CAGGCGAATGGTATCCAGGTAAAGAAGAGTGGCAAGGAGCGCGCCAAGAACAAGGCGGATAAGGCCAACAAGATCGAGGCTTGTTTCATGATCGGGAAGAACGCCATTGCGGAGACCGGTTCCAAGAATGTATACCTGCGCATCGAAGGCCCGGACGGGGTTGTTTTGGCGTCGGGTACCGAGTCCAACAAGTTCGAGGCCGATGGAGAACAGCTGATGTACTCTGCCATGAAAGAGATCAATTACAACGGAGGTTCGGAAGACATGTGTATGGGTTTCCGCCTGCCGGATAATTCGGAGTTCAAAGCCGGCCGTTATGCCATCTCTGTTTATGCTGATGGTAAGAAGATCGGTGAGACCGGACTGACCCTGGAATGATCTCTCAGGACATTTTCTTGTACAACGGGACCGTCGAACATGCTTCTCCGAACATGAGGGCTTTCACCAAAGGTTGAAGTTTTACTGAGAGGGCGACGAATGCGGAAGCGGGTACTTCCACCTTGCCACACCCATGAACCAGAATCCGCTTGTCCGCATATTCTGTCACATCCAGTTGACGGATGGCCTGATCAAACAATTCAGAGATCAGATTTTTTTCATTTCCGAATACAATCGTACGTGCAAATGGGGTCAGGGATACAGCCACCAGCATGAATGCCCAGGCGGGTATGATAGCATCTTCCGAGCAGGTCACGGCAACATGTTTATTTTGATACTGTGACCAGTCATGACCGGCCACAAATTCACGGAGGTCCTTTTCCCGAAGCATCATGCCCTGAAACAACACCGGTGCGAGGTCCAGCACCACGCGTTCTCCTGATGGCAACAGGTCATCCATATTGATGTTGATGAGGCCGCTGTTGGCCACCCGGTTGACAATCTCTTCGGCCATGGCTTACATAAATCCAAGTTCGAACTGGGCTTCTTCAGACATCATGTCCTTTGTCCACGGCGGTTCAAAAGTGATCTCCACCTTCGCGTCTTTCACTTCCGACATACCTTTGATCTTGTTCTCCACTTCCACAGGTAGCGTTTCCGCAACCGGACAGCTGGGGGAGGTAAGGGTCATGGTGACTTTCACATTGGAGTCATCGTCGATCTCGATGTTGTAGATCAGGCCTAGTTCCCAAATATCCACAGGTATTTCCGGATCATGGCAGGTCTTGATCATTTCGATCACCAGCTTTTCCAGGAGGTCTTTTTCCAGTTTCATAACTTATATAGATTTGGCCGAGTAGGCCAGCGCCGCCATTTTCATTTGCTTGATCATTGAAACCAGTCCGTTTGAGCGGGTGGGTGATAAGTGCTCCTTCAAGCCGATCTGATCCACAAAGCTGAGGTTGGCGGCTACAATATCTGCGGGAGTCTGTCCGGATAATGCACGAACCATCAGCGCAACGAGGCCTTTGGTGATGATCGCGTCGCTGTCGGCATCAAAGTATACCAATCCATCTTCAAATCTCGGAACAAGCCATACACGTGACTGGCAACCTTTCACCAGGAAATCATCTTTCCGGTTCGCTTCATCGAGTGGTGGCAGTGATTTTCCAAGGGAGATGATGTGCTCATATTTATCCATCCAGTCTTCAAAAAAACCGAATTCCTCTACAATCTCTTCCGTGATATTTTCAATGGAGGCCATGACTATCCCAACATCTCTTTGGATTTCAAAATTCCGTTGATCAGCACATCCACCTCTTCCTTGGTGTTGTAGAAAGCGAAGGATGCGCGTGCCGTACCTGGAAGTCCCAGTCTTTGCATGAGTGGCTCGGTGCAATGATGTCCGGTGCGGATCGCTACGCCCAGTTGATCCAGGATTGTCCCGGTATCATACGGATGCGTATCACCAACCACGAATGAGATCACAGCAGCTTTTTCTTTTGCGGTTCCGATGATCCGGAGTCCGTCGATGGCCTGCATTTTTTCGGTGGCATAGATCAGTAATTCATTCTCCACGGCGGCGATGTTATCCATGCCGATGTTGTTGAGATAGTCCACCGTCACACCCAGGGCTATGCCGCCTGAAATGTGTGGCGTCCCGGCCTCGAATTTGAAGGGGAGTTCGTTGTAGGTCGTCTTTTCAAAAGTCACGGTGCTGATCATCTCACCGCCTCCCTGGTATGGGGGCATGGCATCCAGCCACTTTTCTTTTCCATAGAGTATTCCTACGCCGGTAGGACCATACATTTTATGCGAGGAAAGTGCATAAAAATCACAATCCAATTCCTTCACATCGATGGTCATATGCGGTGCTGCCTGTGCACCATCCACCAATACGGGAATGTTTTGCAAGTGAGCCTGGCGTATGATCTCTTTGATCGGGTTGATGGTGCCGAGCGCATTTGACACATGATTCACGGCCACGATCTTCACCTTTTCATTCAGCATGCCGGTGAATGCATCCATGTCCAGTTCGCCATTGTCGTGGATAGGAATGACCTTAAGTTTCGCTCCTTTTTCTTCACACAACATCTGCCAGGGCACAATGTTCGAATGATGTTCCAGGGTAGAGATCAGTACTTCATCTCCCTTGCCTACGACCATGCGGCCGAAGGTTGATGCCACCAGGTTGATGGATTCCGTGGTGCCTTTGGTGAAGATCACTTCATGGGTGTAGACCGCACCGATGTGGCGTTGCACTTTTTGTCGGGCTTCTTCAAACCGCTCCGTTGCATGCGCACTCAGATAGTGTACACCCCGGTGGATGTTGCTGTGCTCGGCATTGTAATATTGGGAGATCGCATCCACCACCTGTTTGGGTTTCTGGGCGGAAGCGGCATTGTCAAAATATACCAAAGGTTTTCCATGCACCTTTTGCCGGAGGATCGGAAAATCTTCCCGTATCCGGTTGATATCGATGGATGGTTTATGTAGGGTTTGTGCTGACATGATCATCAGATCTTTTGCAGATAGTTTCGTGCAAGTTCGTTGAGGTCGTGGTCGGGAATGCGCTCCAGCACTTCCTCTCCGAATGCCTGCAGTAATAATTTTGTGGCGCTGGACGTGCTGAGTCCACGTGATCTCAGGTAAAACAATGCTTCGTTGTCCAGGCGGCCGGTGGTAGAACCGTGGCTGCACTTCACATCGTCGGCATAGATCTCCAGTTCGGGTTTTGAGTTCACACGCGCATCCTCGCTCAGCAATATGTTGCGGTTAGACTGGAAGGCGTTTGTCTTCTGGGCATGCGGACGAACATAGACTTTGCCATTGAAAACTCCGGTGGATTTTCCGCCGAGGATGCCTTTGTACATTTCATCACTCATGCAATTCGGCTGACGGTGATCCACGAGGGTGTGATTGTCTACATGCATGTCATCACGCGTAATGTACAGGCCGTTCAAGGCGCTTTCACAATGTTCGCCGTTCAACAGCATGGTGAGGTTGTTCCTTACGAGCCGGCCATTCACGGTGAGGGTATGTACCCCGCAATTGCTTTTCGACTGCTGGGATACCCAGGTTTGCTGAATGGTGTTTCCGTTGCCTTCTTCCACAAAGCTGACATTCACGCGTGCATCTTCTTCTGCAAAAACTTCGGTCACCGCATTGGTGAAGGTAGACTTGTCTTCTCCCATGAACCTGACCTCAACGGATGCTTCACTGTTTTTTCCGGCAATCACAAGCAGGCGTGGAAAATCCCATGCACCATCGGTGGTGATGTGGATGATGCGCAGCGGTTTATCCATTGTTTCGCTAACGGGTAATATCACGGCGAGACCATCCGCGGCTGCGCTGCCGTTGAGCGCGGTAAAGATGTCGTGCTTTTGTTCTGCGATGGTTCCGAGGTGAGCGTTCACCAGGTCGGGAAAGCGGTCATGCGCTTCTGACAACAGACCGATGAATACGTTTGTATTTTCAGGCAATGAAGAGGCTTCGGCGACAGGTTGTCCGTTCACCGTGACCCATAGGTAACCATCTGTCTGAGGCAGGGTGATGTTGGTGGGAATGCCTGATGTAGCGGTGGTTTCCGGCATGCTCAATTTGAGCAGACTGTTCACCGGCGTATACTTCCATGCTTCCGTTTTTCTGCTTGGGAAAGAGAGTGAAGTCAAAGCCTCACGCGCCTCCTTACCCAACCGGTTCATGGGTTCCAGTGGTTGCGTCCTGCTTGCAATGCTGTCTACAAATGCTTGCTGTGGCGCCGTATGTTTTTGAGTGGTATCCATCATGATGCGTTGGCTTCGGATGGGATCTCTTTGATCCAGTCGTATCCCTTTTCTTCGAGTTCCAGGGCAAGTTCTTTGCCGCCGGTCTTCACGATGCGTCCGTTATACAACACATGCACCACATCCGGCACGATGTAATCCAGCAGTCGCTGGTAGTGGGTGATCACCACCACGGCATTGTCCTTGCTTTTGAGTTTGTTCACGCCATTGGAAACAATGCGCAGGGCATCGATATCAAGGCCTGAGTCGGTTTCATCGAGAATGGCCAGTTTGGGTTCCAGCATGGCCATTTGAAAGATCTCATTGCGCTTCTTTTCTCCACCGGAAAAACCTTCATTCACGGAACGACTTGCCAGGTTGGCATCCAGTTCCACCAGCTTTTGCTTTTCTTTCAGGCGACTCAGGAATTCCTTTGCTTCGATCGGCTCCTGTCCGTGGTATTCGCGTATCTCGTTGATGGCGGTTTTCAGGAAGTTCACATTGCTTACACCTGGAATTTCCACAGGATACTGGAAGGCGAGAAAGAGACCTTCGCGTGCACGGTCTTCCGCACTCATCTCCAGGATGTCTTTTCCGAGGAAGTTGAGTTCATCGGCGGTCACTTCATAATCTTCCCGTCCCGCCAGTACGGATGACAACGTACTTTTTCCCGAACCGTTGGGCCCCATGATGGCATGTACTTCACCGGCCTTCACTTGCAGATCCAGTCCTTTAAGGATCTCTTTGCCGTTGATGGAAGCGCGTAAATTTTTAATTGTAAGCATCAATAATGGTTTAGGGTTTAGGGTTTAAAGTTTAAGGTTCCTCACCGTTGTATTTCAACATCCTGGACCTTGTATTTTGCACCCTTGATATCTGATCTGTTTAAATAATTAATGAAGGCCATGATCATTTTGCTGATCGAAAGACATTCTTCGTATAGTTTTTCGTACACATCCTCGGTGATGTATTTTCTGTTTCTTGCCCGATGTAATTGCGATCTGACCTCTCCAATGGAACCCTTGGCATAACTAAGGAATAGAATAAGTTCTTTGTTGCCGTTTCGTTCAAATCCTTCTGCAATATTGTCCATTACTGAACCAGTGGATCGCCTTATCTGATCCTTTAAAGAAAAATCCTTAGCAAATTCGCCTTCCAGCGTTAACTTGAATATTTCCCTTTCCAGCCTTTCTGCGTGCTGCCAGGCTTCAATATCTTCAAAACGGTTAATCGTTGCCATAACCTTAAACTTTAAACCCTAAACCACAAACTAGAAACTTTTACCCAACACTCCCTTCCAACGAAACAGCTAAAAGCTTTTGTGCTTCCACCGCAAACTCCATCGGCAACTTATTCAGTACTTCCTTGCAATATCCGTTCACGATCAGGCCGATGGCTTTTTCCGTGTCGATGCCACGTTGGTTGCAGTAGAAGATCTGGTCTTCGCCGATCTTTGATGTGGTGGCTTCATGTTCCACTTGCGCAGTGGGATTGTCCACCTCAATGTATGGGAAGGTGTGTGCACCACACTGGTCGCCCATGAGCAGGGAGTCACACTGGGAGAAGTTGCGTGCATTTTCTGCACCCTTCTGTATTTTCACCAGGCCACGGTAGCTGTTGTTGCTCAGGCCGGCGGAGATACCTTTGGAGATGATGGTGCTTTTCGTGTTGTTGCCGATATGCATCATCTTCGTTCCGGTGTCTGCCTGTTGTTTGTTGTTGGTCAATGCGACGGAGTAAAATTCACCGATGCTGT from Flavobacteriales bacterium encodes the following:
- a CDS encoding DUF2480 family protein, whose amino-acid sequence is MAEEIVNRVANSGLININMDDLLPSGERVVLDLAPVLFQGMMLREKDLREFVAGHDWSQYQNKHVAVTCSEDAIIPAWAFMLVAVSLTPFARTIVFGNEKNLISELFDQAIRQLDVTEYADKRILVHGCGKVEVPASAFVALSVKLQPLVKALMFGEACSTVPLYKKMS
- a CDS encoding DUF59 domain-containing protein, giving the protein MKLEKDLLEKLVIEMIKTCHDPEIPVDIWELGLIYNIEIDDDSNVKVTMTLTSPSCPVAETLPVEVENKIKGMSEVKDAKVEITFEPPWTKDMMSEEAQFELGFM
- a CDS encoding SufE family protein, whose protein sequence is MASIENITEEIVEEFGFFEDWMDKYEHIISLGKSLPPLDEANRKDDFLVKGCQSRVWLVPRFEDGLVYFDADSDAIITKGLVALMVRALSGQTPADIVAANLSFVDQIGLKEHLSPTRSNGLVSMIKQMKMAALAYSAKSI
- a CDS encoding cysteine desulfurase, which produces MDINRIREDFPILRQKVHGKPLVYFDNAASAQKPKQVVDAISQYYNAEHSNIHRGVHYLSAHATERFEEARQKVQRHIGAVYTHEVIFTKGTTESINLVASTFGRMVVGKGDEVLISTLEHHSNIVPWQMLCEEKGAKLKVIPIHDNGELDMDAFTGMLNEKVKIVAVNHVSNALGTINPIKEIIRQAHLQNIPVLVDGAQAAPHMTIDVKELDCDFYALSSHKMYGPTGVGILYGKEKWLDAMPPYQGGGEMISTVTFEKTTYNELPFKFEAGTPHISGGIALGVTVDYLNNIGMDNIAAVENELLIYATEKMQAIDGLRIIGTAKEKAAVISFVVGDTHPYDTGTILDQLGVAIRTGHHCTEPLMQRLGLPGTARASFAFYNTKEEVDVLINGILKSKEMLG
- the sufD gene encoding Fe-S cluster assembly protein SufD, with protein sequence MMDTTQKHTAPQQAFVDSIASRTQPLEPMNRLGKEAREALTSLSFPSRKTEAWKYTPVNSLLKLSMPETTATSGIPTNITLPQTDGYLWVTVNGQPVAEASSLPENTNVFIGLLSEAHDRFPDLVNAHLGTIAEQKHDIFTALNGSAAADGLAVILPVSETMDKPLRIIHITTDGAWDFPRLLVIAGKNSEASVEVRFMGEDKSTFTNAVTEVFAEEDARVNVSFVEEGNGNTIQQTWVSQQSKSNCGVHTLTVNGRLVRNNLTMLLNGEHCESALNGLYITRDDMHVDNHTLVDHRQPNCMSDEMYKGILGGKSTGVFNGKVYVRPHAQKTNAFQSNRNILLSEDARVNSKPELEIYADDVKCSHGSTTGRLDNEALFYLRSRGLSTSSATKLLLQAFGEEVLERIPDHDLNELARNYLQKI
- the sufC gene encoding Fe-S cluster assembly ATPase SufC, producing MLTIKNLRASINGKEILKGLDLQVKAGEVHAIMGPNGSGKSTLSSVLAGREDYEVTADELNFLGKDILEMSAEDRAREGLFLAFQYPVEIPGVSNVNFLKTAINEIREYHGQEPIEAKEFLSRLKEKQKLVELDANLASRSVNEGFSGGEKKRNEIFQMAMLEPKLAILDETDSGLDIDALRIVSNGVNKLKSKDNAVVVITHYQRLLDYIVPDVVHVLYNGRIVKTGGKELALELEEKGYDWIKEIPSEANAS
- a CDS encoding four helix bundle protein, whose translation is MATINRFEDIEAWQHAERLEREIFKLTLEGEFAKDFSLKDQIRRSTGSVMDNIAEGFERNGNKELILFLSYAKGSIGEVRSQLHRARNRKYITEDVYEKLYEECLSISKMIMAFINYLNRSDIKGAKYKVQDVEIQR